The proteins below come from a single Agrococcus beijingensis genomic window:
- a CDS encoding ArsR/SmtB family transcription factor, giving the protein MTEELDAQRAAQEPGYQDKPDLRSSDPALLRALAHPLRVEILAVIDELGEATATQIAERVGESPSNCSFHLRTLAKAGFIERATAQGTSKPWRSVHRSRDLRPDPNVPESLRTSATIAALYVQHEANRMVDFLTKHGVGDAHWVEAVTVNASHFWATADELAELSAEVAKLSERFHDRKDPAKRPVGSRRATLFSTLNPELDGPAWGEEPEARPQG; this is encoded by the coding sequence ATGACCGAGGAGCTTGACGCGCAGCGCGCCGCGCAGGAGCCGGGCTATCAGGACAAGCCCGACCTGCGCTCGAGCGACCCCGCACTGCTTCGGGCGCTCGCGCACCCGCTGCGCGTCGAGATCCTCGCCGTGATCGACGAGCTGGGCGAGGCGACGGCCACCCAGATCGCCGAGCGTGTGGGCGAGAGCCCGTCGAACTGCTCCTTCCACCTGCGCACCCTCGCCAAGGCCGGCTTCATCGAGCGGGCCACGGCGCAGGGCACGTCGAAGCCGTGGCGCTCCGTGCACCGCAGCCGCGACTTGCGACCCGACCCGAACGTGCCCGAGTCGCTGCGCACCTCGGCGACGATCGCCGCCCTCTACGTGCAGCACGAGGCCAACCGCATGGTCGACTTCCTGACCAAGCACGGCGTCGGCGACGCGCACTGGGTCGAGGCCGTCACCGTCAACGCCTCGCACTTCTGGGCCACCGCCGACGAGCTCGCGGAGCTGTCGGCCGAGGTCGCGAAGCTCAGCGAGCGGTTCCACGACCGCAAGGACCCCGCCAAGCGGCCCGTCGGCAGCCGCCGCGCCACCCTGTTCTCGACCCTCAACCCCGAGCTCGACGGGCCCGCCTGGGGCGAGGAGCCCGAGGCGCGTCCCCAGGGCTGA
- a CDS encoding glutathione peroxidase → MTTLSDFQAQALSGEAVDLGAYEGKVVLVVNTASQCGLTPQFEGLEQLYKEFQDDGLVVLGFPSDSFKQEHDTAEEIAEVCQRNYGVSFPMMAKTAVNGAETHPVFQWLKDEKKGTLGGAIKWNFTKFLIGRDGQVLERFAPTTVPDELRDDIQKALAG, encoded by the coding sequence ATGACGACGCTCAGCGACTTCCAGGCACAGGCACTCTCCGGCGAAGCGGTGGACCTCGGCGCGTACGAGGGCAAGGTCGTGCTGGTGGTGAACACGGCCAGCCAGTGCGGGCTGACGCCGCAGTTCGAGGGCCTCGAGCAGCTGTACAAGGAGTTCCAGGACGACGGCCTCGTCGTGCTCGGCTTCCCCTCCGACTCGTTCAAGCAGGAGCACGACACCGCCGAGGAGATCGCCGAGGTCTGCCAGCGCAACTACGGCGTGAGCTTCCCGATGATGGCGAAGACCGCGGTCAACGGCGCCGAGACGCACCCGGTCTTCCAGTGGCTGAAGGACGAGAAGAAGGGCACGCTCGGCGGCGCCATCAAGTGGAACTTCACGAAGTTCCTCATCGGCCGCGACGGCCAGGTGCTCGAGCGCTTCGCCCCCACGACGGTGCCCGACGAGCTGCGCGACGACATCCAGAAGGCCCTCGCCGGCTGA
- a CDS encoding thiolase family protein, with amino-acid sequence MAEAVIVDVVRTASGRGKPGGALSSVHPVDLLATVLEQLVARTGIDPAVVDDVIGGCVQQVGEQAGNITRNALLAAGFPHHVPGTTIDRQCGSSQQAATFAAQAVMAGSQDVVIACGVEMMSRIPLGTAAIERDIMGPKLHERYPDGLVHQGISAELIAARWDLSRAELDDYAARSHELAAAAGAAGLFADEIVPIAVGGGGSAGAHGHRVDETVRASTTREGLASLPASFTHPRYAERFPEIGWQITPGNASPLTDGASAALIMSREKADALGLRPRARFVAFSVVGDDPIMMLTGPIPATAKVLSRAGLGIGDIDVFEVNEAFASVPLAWLRETGAPLDRLNPRGGAIALGHALGSSGTRLLATLVNELEAGDGRYGLQTMCEGAGMANATVIERL; translated from the coding sequence GTGGCTGAAGCCGTGATCGTCGACGTCGTGCGCACGGCGTCTGGCAGGGGCAAGCCGGGCGGCGCGCTCTCGTCGGTGCACCCGGTCGACCTGCTCGCGACCGTGCTCGAGCAGCTGGTCGCGCGCACCGGCATCGACCCGGCGGTCGTCGACGACGTGATCGGCGGATGCGTGCAGCAGGTGGGCGAGCAGGCCGGCAACATCACCCGCAACGCGCTGCTCGCCGCCGGCTTCCCGCACCACGTGCCCGGCACCACCATCGACCGGCAATGCGGCTCGAGCCAGCAGGCTGCGACCTTCGCGGCGCAGGCCGTCATGGCCGGCTCGCAGGACGTCGTGATCGCCTGCGGCGTCGAGATGATGAGCCGCATCCCGCTCGGCACCGCCGCGATCGAGCGCGACATCATGGGTCCGAAGCTGCACGAGCGCTACCCCGACGGGCTCGTGCACCAGGGCATCTCGGCCGAGCTGATCGCCGCCAGGTGGGATCTCAGTCGCGCCGAGCTCGACGACTACGCCGCCCGCTCGCACGAGCTCGCCGCCGCCGCAGGTGCCGCGGGGCTCTTCGCCGACGAGATCGTGCCGATCGCCGTGGGCGGCGGCGGCTCGGCCGGAGCGCACGGGCACCGCGTCGATGAGACGGTGCGGGCATCGACCACGCGCGAGGGTCTTGCCTCGCTGCCCGCGTCGTTCACGCATCCGCGCTACGCCGAGCGGTTCCCCGAGATCGGCTGGCAGATCACGCCCGGCAACGCGTCGCCGCTCACCGACGGCGCCTCGGCGGCGCTCATCATGTCGAGGGAGAAGGCGGATGCGCTGGGCCTGCGCCCGCGCGCACGGTTCGTCGCGTTCTCGGTCGTCGGGGACGACCCGATCATGATGCTCACCGGGCCGATCCCCGCGACGGCGAAGGTGCTGTCGAGGGCCGGGCTCGGCATCGGCGACATCGACGTGTTCGAGGTGAACGAGGCGTTCGCGTCGGTGCCGCTCGCCTGGCTGCGCGAGACCGGCGCGCCGCTCGACCGGCTGAACCCCCGCGGCGGCGCGATCGCGCTCGGGCACGCGCTCGGCTCGTCGGGCACGCGACTGCTGGCGACGCTCGTGAACGAGCTCGAGGCGGGCGACGGGCGCTATGGCCTGCAGACGATGTGCGAGGGCGCGGGGATGGCGAACGCGACGGTCATCGAGCGGCTCTGA
- a CDS encoding acyl-CoA dehydrogenase family protein, whose translation MQSSFYDDEHDAFRESVREFATRHVAPHYAEWEAAGLIDPELYPRMGESGLIGIAIPERFDGMEVDDYRFRMVISEEFARVGAASLNATLGVHDDIVIPYLLDLATPEQQQRWLPAMAAGTSIGAVGMTEPEAGSDLQGIRTNAVRVSDGDGDGWLLNGSKTFITNGFHADKVLVFARTDPEAGSRGFSLFLVENGMAGFERGRKLDKLGLHAQDTAELFFEDVRVPDENVVGEVGMGLMYLMQRLPRERLSIAVGALVSAEAAYDWGRDYVFQRKAFGGLIGDLPTVRFTLAELETELDITRAYIERCTLALNEGHLTTADASKAKWWTTELEQRVITRSLQLHGGYGFMEEYPIARAFRDSRVQTIYGGTTEIMKEIIGREIAKGAKGAPRG comes from the coding sequence ATGCAGTCCAGCTTCTACGACGACGAGCACGACGCGTTCCGCGAGAGCGTGCGCGAGTTCGCAACCCGCCACGTCGCCCCGCACTACGCCGAGTGGGAGGCCGCGGGCCTCATCGACCCCGAGCTCTACCCACGCATGGGCGAGTCGGGCCTCATCGGCATCGCCATCCCGGAGCGCTTCGACGGCATGGAGGTCGACGACTACCGGTTCCGGATGGTGATCAGCGAGGAGTTCGCGCGCGTCGGCGCCGCGAGCCTCAACGCCACCCTCGGCGTGCACGACGACATCGTGATCCCCTACCTGCTCGACCTCGCCACCCCCGAGCAGCAGCAGCGCTGGCTGCCGGCGATGGCCGCCGGCACCTCGATCGGCGCCGTCGGCATGACCGAGCCCGAGGCGGGCAGCGACCTGCAGGGCATCCGCACCAATGCGGTCCGGGTGAGCGACGGAGACGGCGACGGGTGGCTGCTGAACGGCTCGAAGACCTTCATCACCAACGGCTTCCACGCCGACAAGGTGCTCGTCTTCGCCCGCACCGATCCCGAGGCCGGCTCGCGCGGCTTCTCGCTCTTCCTGGTCGAGAACGGCATGGCCGGCTTCGAGCGGGGCCGCAAGCTCGACAAGCTCGGCCTGCACGCGCAGGACACCGCCGAGCTGTTCTTCGAGGACGTGCGGGTGCCCGACGAGAACGTCGTCGGCGAGGTCGGCATGGGGCTCATGTACCTGATGCAGCGCCTGCCGCGCGAGCGGCTCTCGATCGCGGTCGGCGCGCTGGTGTCGGCCGAGGCGGCCTACGACTGGGGCCGCGACTACGTCTTCCAGCGCAAGGCGTTCGGCGGGCTGATCGGCGACCTGCCGACGGTGCGCTTCACGCTCGCCGAGCTCGAGACCGAGCTCGACATCACCCGCGCCTACATCGAGCGCTGCACGCTGGCGCTCAACGAGGGGCACCTGACGACGGCGGATGCGTCGAAGGCGAAGTGGTGGACGACCGAGCTCGAGCAACGGGTCATCACCCGCTCGCTCCAGCTGCACGGCGGCTACGGCTTCATGGAGGAGTACCCGATCGCGCGCGCCTTCCGCGACTCGCGCGTGCAGACGATCTACGGCGGCACGACCGAGATCATGAAGGAGATCATCGGGCGCGAGATCGCCAAGGGCGCGAAGGGGGCGCCGCGTGGCTGA
- a CDS encoding SDR family NAD(P)-dependent oxidoreductase, producing the protein MDISGQVALVTGGASGLGLATTRALIAQGATVVVADLGGTAAADAIASLEGATFAATDVRDEAAVGRALDAAAELGDLRVVVNCAGVGDAAKVLGRQGPFPLDQFQRVIDINLVGTFNVIRLAAERIAAIPPIGEERGVIVSTASVAAFDGQIGQAAYTASKAAIAGMTLPIARELAALQIRVNTIAPGLFDTPLLAALPEAARISLGQQVPHPARLGRPDEFALLVSQIIANPMLNGETIRLDGSIRMAPR; encoded by the coding sequence ATGGACATCAGCGGACAGGTGGCGCTGGTCACCGGCGGCGCATCGGGGCTGGGGCTCGCCACCACGCGGGCGCTGATCGCGCAGGGTGCGACTGTGGTGGTCGCCGACCTGGGCGGCACCGCCGCGGCCGACGCGATCGCGAGCCTCGAGGGCGCGACCTTCGCCGCCACCGACGTGCGCGACGAGGCCGCGGTCGGCCGGGCGCTCGACGCCGCGGCCGAGCTGGGCGACCTGCGCGTGGTGGTCAACTGCGCCGGGGTCGGCGACGCCGCCAAGGTGCTCGGCCGCCAGGGGCCGTTCCCGCTCGACCAGTTCCAGCGGGTGATCGACATCAACCTGGTGGGCACGTTCAACGTGATCCGCCTCGCCGCCGAGCGGATTGCCGCGATCCCGCCGATCGGCGAGGAGCGGGGCGTGATCGTGAGCACCGCATCCGTCGCCGCCTTCGACGGCCAGATCGGCCAGGCCGCCTACACCGCGTCGAAGGCCGCCATCGCCGGCATGACGCTGCCGATCGCGCGCGAGCTCGCCGCGCTGCAGATCCGCGTCAACACCATCGCGCCGGGGCTGTTCGACACCCCGCTGCTCGCGGCGCTGCCCGAGGCGGCCCGCATCTCGCTCGGCCAGCAGGTGCCGCACCCCGCGCGCCTCGGCCGACCCGACGAGTTCGCGCTGCTGGTCAGCCAGATCATCGCGAACCCGATGCTCAACGGCGAGACGATCCGTCTCGACGGCTCCATCCGCATGGCACCGAGGTAG
- a CDS encoding acyl-CoA dehydrogenase family protein produces the protein MTAPAAASAPAGPTAPSATSAEERAALVEAVRDFADARLAPFANQRDADKEFPVETLREAGSLGLGAIVVREDVGGSGLSRVDASAIYAELARGDVAVAAYLSIHNMVAWMIDAFGTDEQRHRWLPRLCTMEDLASYCLTEPGAGSDAAALATSAVRDGDDYVLTGTKQFISGAGSSAVYVVMARTGEPGAGGISAFIVPGDAAGLSFGAEERKMGWNAQPTRQVVLDGVRVPAGDRLGEEGEGFGMAMRGLNGGRLGIAACSIGGAQFALERTIAYVKERATFGAPLASRQHVMFALADMETELQAARALVESAAAKLDARAADAPAACAMAKRFATDVGFRVADEALQLHGGYGYLHEYGIERVVRDLRVHRILEGTNEMMRMIVGRSLLGDR, from the coding sequence ATGACCGCGCCCGCGGCAGCCAGCGCGCCCGCAGGGCCCACCGCGCCGAGCGCGACCTCGGCCGAGGAGCGCGCCGCGCTCGTCGAGGCCGTGCGCGACTTCGCCGACGCGCGCCTCGCCCCGTTCGCCAACCAGCGCGACGCCGACAAGGAGTTCCCGGTCGAGACGCTGCGCGAGGCCGGCTCGCTCGGCCTCGGCGCCATCGTGGTGCGCGAGGACGTCGGGGGGTCCGGTCTCAGCCGTGTCGACGCATCCGCCATCTACGCCGAGCTGGCGCGCGGCGACGTCGCCGTGGCCGCCTACCTCTCGATCCACAACATGGTCGCCTGGATGATCGACGCCTTCGGCACCGACGAGCAGCGCCACCGCTGGCTGCCGCGGCTGTGCACGATGGAGGACCTCGCGAGCTACTGCCTCACCGAGCCGGGCGCGGGCAGCGACGCCGCGGCGCTCGCGACCAGCGCCGTGCGCGACGGCGACGACTACGTGCTCACCGGCACGAAGCAGTTCATCTCGGGCGCCGGCAGCTCGGCCGTGTACGTCGTCATGGCGCGCACGGGCGAGCCGGGCGCGGGCGGCATCAGCGCCTTCATCGTGCCCGGCGACGCCGCCGGCCTCTCGTTCGGCGCCGAGGAGCGCAAGATGGGCTGGAACGCGCAACCCACCCGGCAGGTCGTGCTCGACGGGGTGCGCGTGCCCGCCGGCGACCGGCTGGGCGAGGAGGGCGAGGGCTTCGGCATGGCGATGCGCGGCCTCAACGGCGGCCGCCTCGGCATCGCCGCCTGCTCGATCGGCGGCGCCCAGTTCGCGCTCGAGCGCACCATCGCCTACGTCAAGGAGCGCGCCACCTTCGGCGCCCCGCTCGCCAGCCGGCAGCACGTGATGTTCGCGCTCGCCGACATGGAGACCGAGCTGCAAGCCGCCCGCGCGCTGGTCGAGTCGGCCGCAGCCAAGCTCGACGCGAGGGCCGCCGACGCGCCCGCCGCGTGCGCGATGGCGAAGCGGTTCGCGACCGACGTGGGCTTCCGCGTCGCCGACGAGGCACTGCAGCTACACGGCGGCTACGGCTACCTGCACGAGTACGGCATCGAGCGGGTCGTGCGCGACCTGCGTGTGCACCGCATCCTCGAGGGCACGAACGAGATGATGCGCATGATCGTCGGGCGCTCGCTGCTCGGCGACCGCTGA
- a CDS encoding 3-hydroxyisobutyryl-CoA hydrolase has protein sequence MTDTRTEHVRTEHIRTERRGALGVITLDRQEALNALTHDMVRAMADALRSWRSDDAVERVLITGAGERALCAGGDVVTLARDVAETGGVGGGAFWRDEYALNAMIARYPKPVIALQHGIVLGGGVGISGHASHRIATDSTRIGFPEVTIGFVPDVGATWLLTRVPAGAPGAELGTRAALSGEHFGPADAVLLGLSDVVVAQSRIAELVERLETEDADAAIAAVAVAPQAAVSTDGRLAGEQALIDAAFVGDDAAAIVARLEASGPEGAGVAATIAKRSPLAVAVTLEALRRARGLGSLEQALATEYRVSRNVSLLPDFAEGIRAQLIDKDRAPRWQPASLSQVTPAMVEACFAPAPEGDLRLPEGDLRLPEGGPLPQPTSSKETA, from the coding sequence ATGACCGACACGCGCACGGAGCACGTCCGCACCGAGCACATCCGCACCGAGCGCCGCGGCGCGCTCGGCGTCATCACGCTCGACCGCCAGGAGGCGCTCAACGCGCTCACCCACGACATGGTGCGGGCGATGGCGGATGCGCTCCGGTCGTGGCGCTCCGACGACGCGGTCGAGCGGGTGCTCATCACGGGCGCGGGCGAGCGGGCCCTCTGCGCGGGCGGCGACGTGGTGACCCTCGCGCGCGACGTGGCCGAGACGGGCGGCGTCGGCGGCGGCGCCTTCTGGCGCGACGAGTACGCGCTGAACGCGATGATCGCCCGCTACCCGAAGCCGGTGATCGCCCTGCAGCACGGCATCGTGCTGGGCGGCGGCGTGGGCATCTCGGGGCACGCGTCGCACCGGATCGCCACCGACTCGACCCGCATCGGCTTCCCCGAGGTGACGATCGGCTTCGTGCCCGACGTGGGCGCCACCTGGCTGCTGACGCGCGTGCCGGCGGGTGCGCCGGGCGCCGAGCTCGGCACGCGGGCCGCGCTCTCCGGCGAGCACTTCGGCCCGGCCGACGCGGTGCTGCTCGGGCTGTCGGATGTCGTGGTCGCCCAGTCGCGCATCGCCGAGCTCGTCGAGCGGCTCGAGACCGAGGACGCCGACGCGGCGATCGCCGCGGTCGCGGTCGCCCCGCAGGCGGCCGTCTCGACCGATGGACGCCTGGCCGGCGAGCAGGCGCTCATCGATGCGGCGTTCGTCGGCGACGACGCGGCCGCGATCGTGGCGCGACTGGAGGCATCCGGCCCCGAAGGCGCGGGCGTAGCCGCCACCATCGCCAAGCGCTCGCCGCTCGCCGTCGCCGTGACGCTCGAAGCGCTGCGCCGCGCCCGCGGCCTCGGCTCTCTCGAGCAGGCGCTCGCGACGGAGTACCGCGTCTCGCGCAACGTGTCGCTGCTGCCTGACTTCGCGGAGGGCATCCGTGCGCAGCTGATCGACAAGGATCGCGCGCCCCGCTGGCAGCCGGCCTCGCTCTCGCAGGTGACGCCTGCCATGGTGGAGGCGTGCTTCGCCCCGGCGCCTGAGGGAGACCTGCGGCTGCCCGAGGGCGACCTGCGGCTGCCCGAGGGCGGCCCGCTGCCGCAGCCGACGTCGTCGAAGGAGACCGCATGA
- a CDS encoding enoyl-CoA hydratase-related protein: MTEYETIRVERRGRVAWITLDRPDALNALNAQLMHELVGAAKQLDGDDAIGAIVVTGSAKAFAAGADIKEMADKSTAEMREADHFGPWLEFARVEKPVIAAVSGFALGGGFELALMCDVILAGDTAKFGFPEIGLGVIPGIGGTQRIVRLIGYPKAAELVLTGRRIDAAEADALGIVSRVVPADRLLDEAQALAASIAAKSLPALRAAKAAMDAALETPLDEGLAIEAECFTGLFDTADQKEGMAAFREKREPNFQHR, encoded by the coding sequence ATGACCGAGTACGAGACCATCCGCGTCGAGCGCCGGGGCCGCGTCGCCTGGATCACTCTCGACCGGCCCGACGCGCTGAACGCCCTCAACGCGCAGCTCATGCACGAGCTCGTCGGCGCGGCGAAGCAGCTAGACGGCGACGACGCGATCGGCGCGATCGTGGTGACCGGCTCGGCGAAGGCCTTCGCGGCCGGCGCCGATATCAAGGAGATGGCCGACAAGTCGACCGCCGAGATGCGCGAGGCCGACCACTTCGGCCCGTGGCTCGAGTTCGCCCGCGTCGAGAAGCCCGTCATCGCGGCAGTCTCGGGCTTCGCGCTCGGCGGCGGCTTCGAGCTGGCGCTCATGTGCGACGTGATCCTCGCCGGCGACACCGCGAAGTTCGGCTTCCCCGAGATCGGGCTGGGCGTGATCCCCGGCATCGGCGGCACGCAGCGCATCGTGCGCCTGATCGGCTACCCGAAGGCGGCGGAGCTCGTGCTCACCGGCCGCCGCATCGACGCCGCCGAGGCCGACGCGCTCGGCATCGTCTCGCGGGTCGTGCCGGCCGACCGGCTGCTCGACGAGGCGCAGGCGCTCGCGGCGAGCATCGCCGCGAAGTCGCTGCCGGCGCTGCGCGCGGCGAAGGCGGCGATGGATGCGGCGCTCGAGACGCCGCTCGACGAGGGGCTCGCCATCGAGGCCGAGTGCTTCACCGGCCTGTTCGACACGGCCGACCAGAAGGAAGGGATGGCGGCGTTCCGTGAGAAGCGTGAGCCGAATTTCCAGCACCGCTGA
- a CDS encoding MarR family winged helix-turn-helix transcriptional regulator, with translation MPIDPIAEARRQWLEHGWSDAVAGMTLVTSVNRAQQLLVAPVEATLRPFSLSFARFEVLRLLAFTRDGRLPMRSAVKRLQVHPTSVTSTVDRLVRDGLVVREQHPTDGRATVLSITDAGRELVERATAALNADAFTGVAVDDDDAAELVRIIARMRKRAGDFEDPRPVPEPL, from the coding sequence ATGCCGATCGATCCGATCGCCGAGGCGCGCCGCCAGTGGCTCGAGCACGGCTGGAGCGACGCGGTCGCCGGCATGACGCTCGTGACCTCCGTGAACCGCGCGCAGCAGCTGCTGGTCGCGCCGGTCGAGGCGACCCTGCGGCCCTTCTCGCTGTCGTTCGCGCGCTTCGAGGTGCTGCGGCTGCTGGCGTTCACGCGCGACGGGCGGCTGCCGATGCGCTCGGCCGTGAAGCGGCTGCAGGTGCACCCGACGAGCGTGACGAGCACGGTCGACCGGCTCGTGCGCGACGGGCTGGTGGTGCGCGAGCAGCACCCGACCGACGGTCGGGCGACGGTGCTGTCGATCACGGATGCGGGGCGCGAGCTGGTCGAGCGGGCCACGGCGGCGCTCAACGCCGACGCGTTCACCGGGGTGGCGGTCGACGACGACGACGCGGCAGAGCTGGTGCGGATCATCGCGCGGATGCGGAAGCGCGCGGGCGACTTCGAGGATCCGCGACCGGTGCCTGAACCGCTGTGA
- a CDS encoding electron transfer flavoprotein subunit beta/FixA family protein, which produces MKIVVLMKPVPDTYGERKLSLETGLADRDASETVLDEIGERALEAALRHAEAAGDAEVVVLSMSPEGSQAALRKALAMGAASAVHVADPRLAGADLVRTAEVLAAALRETGFDLVIAGDASTDGTGGVMAAMLAELLELPAITRLQTLEITADAVRGTRATDGGEMVAQAPLPAVVSVTESLPDPRFPALRGIMSAKKKPVEVRTLDDLGVELDDLGVELDETAAPRAIMTTVAERPPRAAGTIITDSGDAGEQIAAFLAERRLA; this is translated from the coding sequence ATGAAGATCGTGGTGCTCATGAAGCCCGTGCCCGACACCTATGGAGAGCGCAAGCTGAGCCTCGAGACCGGCCTGGCCGACCGCGACGCGAGCGAGACCGTGCTCGACGAGATCGGCGAGCGCGCGCTCGAGGCGGCGCTGCGGCACGCCGAGGCGGCGGGCGACGCCGAGGTGGTCGTGCTGTCGATGTCGCCCGAGGGGTCGCAGGCGGCGCTCCGCAAGGCGCTCGCGATGGGTGCGGCGTCCGCCGTGCACGTCGCCGACCCGCGGCTCGCGGGCGCCGACCTCGTGCGCACCGCCGAGGTGCTCGCCGCGGCCCTGCGCGAGACCGGCTTCGACCTCGTGATCGCGGGGGACGCATCCACCGACGGCACCGGCGGCGTGATGGCGGCGATGCTCGCCGAGCTGCTCGAGCTGCCCGCGATCACGCGGCTCCAGACGCTCGAGATCACGGCGGATGCGGTGCGCGGCACCCGCGCGACCGACGGCGGCGAGATGGTCGCCCAGGCGCCGCTGCCGGCGGTCGTCTCGGTCACCGAGTCGCTGCCCGACCCGCGCTTCCCGGCGCTGCGCGGCATCATGAGCGCGAAGAAGAAGCCGGTCGAGGTGCGCACGCTCGACGACCTGGGCGTCGAGCTCGACGACCTGGGCGTCGAGCTCGACGAGACCGCGGCGCCCCGGGCGATCATGACGACCGTGGCCGAGCGGCCGCCGCGCGCGGCCGGCACGATCATCACCGACAGCGGCGACGCGGGCGAGCAGATCGCCGCGTTCCTGGCCGAGCGGAGGCTCGCATGA
- a CDS encoding electron transfer flavoprotein subunit alpha/FixB family protein: MNPILVLLPAAPGGGLIAGAADVLGAAAQIGTPVALVTGPADALPELAGQAASLGATVVHTAVTDAAVLGVPAADAAQSAVAAVAPDAVLVPATVEGRELAGRLAIRLRAPLAADAVGVSRDDEGVLAQHSVYGGAYLVDAAATYGPLIVTVRLGAIDHRAEAATPDVRPLEVAASGRPAATVEGFEAAAQQSTRPDLRSAKRVVSGGRGLGSQERFALVEQLADALGAAVGASRAAVDAGYVPHDAQVGQTGTSVSPDLYVAVGISGAIQHRAGMQTAKTIVAIDKDASAPIMEIADLGVVGDLFTIVPQLIAALEARKQA; this comes from the coding sequence ATGAACCCCATCCTCGTGCTGCTGCCCGCCGCCCCCGGCGGCGGCCTGATCGCCGGCGCCGCCGATGTGCTGGGCGCCGCCGCGCAGATCGGCACGCCTGTCGCCCTGGTGACGGGGCCGGCGGATGCGCTGCCCGAGCTCGCCGGGCAGGCCGCCTCGCTCGGGGCGACCGTCGTGCACACCGCCGTCACGGATGCCGCGGTGCTCGGCGTCCCGGCCGCCGACGCCGCACAGTCGGCCGTCGCCGCGGTCGCCCCCGACGCCGTGCTGGTGCCCGCGACGGTCGAGGGCCGCGAGCTCGCGGGCCGCCTCGCGATCCGCCTGCGCGCCCCGCTCGCCGCCGACGCCGTGGGCGTCTCGCGCGACGACGAGGGCGTGCTCGCGCAGCACTCGGTCTACGGCGGCGCCTACCTGGTCGATGCGGCAGCCACCTATGGGCCGCTCATCGTCACCGTGCGCCTCGGCGCGATCGACCACCGCGCCGAGGCGGCGACGCCCGACGTGCGGCCGCTCGAGGTGGCCGCATCGGGCCGCCCGGCTGCGACGGTCGAGGGCTTCGAGGCCGCCGCGCAGCAGTCGACGCGCCCCGACCTGCGCTCGGCGAAGCGCGTCGTCTCCGGCGGCCGCGGGCTCGGCTCGCAGGAGCGGTTCGCGCTCGTCGAGCAGCTGGCGGATGCGCTCGGTGCAGCCGTCGGGGCCTCTCGCGCGGCCGTCGACGCCGGCTACGTGCCGCACGACGCGCAGGTCGGCCAGACGGGCACCTCGGTGTCGCCCGACCTCTACGTCGCGGTCGGCATCTCGGGCGCGATCCAGCACCGCGCCGGCATGCAGACGGCCAAGACGATCGTCGCGATCGACAAGGATGCGTCGGCGCCGATCATGGAGATCGCCGACCTCGGCGTCGTGGGCGACCTGTTCACGATCGTGCCGCAGCTGATCGCCGCGCTCGAGGCGCGGAAGCAGGCGTAG
- the cofC gene encoding 2-phospho-L-lactate guanylyltransferase, producing the protein MQWSIVIPVKGSIGKSRLDAGDARAALAVAFARDAISAARAAASVDLVVVVTGDPDVTDCLEGVQTVADPGGGLHAAIMAGIATLDPAAPAAVVLGDLPALTPHNLDATLALAVGERRSFVPDSLMTGTTMLAATRADALRPHFGPGSAELHREAGHVALPVPQGTGLRLDVDELADLHRAIDAGVGPHTRAVLASASLSA; encoded by the coding sequence GTGCAGTGGTCGATCGTGATTCCCGTCAAGGGCTCCATCGGCAAGTCGCGCCTCGACGCGGGCGATGCACGGGCTGCGCTCGCCGTGGCCTTCGCGCGTGACGCGATCTCGGCGGCGCGAGCGGCCGCATCCGTCGATCTCGTGGTGGTCGTGACCGGCGACCCCGACGTCACCGACTGCCTCGAGGGCGTGCAGACGGTCGCCGACCCCGGAGGCGGGCTGCACGCCGCGATCATGGCGGGCATCGCGACGCTCGACCCGGCGGCGCCCGCGGCGGTCGTGCTGGGCGACCTGCCCGCGCTGACGCCGCACAACCTCGACGCGACGCTCGCGCTGGCCGTCGGCGAGCGGCGCTCCTTCGTGCCCGACTCGCTCATGACCGGCACCACGATGCTCGCGGCGACGAGGGCGGATGCGCTGCGCCCGCACTTCGGCCCAGGCTCCGCCGAGCTGCACCGCGAGGCCGGTCACGTGGCGCTGCCCGTGCCGCAGGGCACGGGGCTGCGCCTCGACGTCGACGAGCTCGCCGACCTGCACCGGGCGATCGACGCCGGCGTCGGCCCGCACACGCGCGCGGTGCTCGCGAGCGCGTCGCTCTCGGCCTAG